The following proteins are co-located in the Sphingomonas donggukensis genome:
- the ileS gene encoding isoleucine--tRNA ligase has product MTDTPDTARDYRDTVFLPKTDFPMKAGLAAKEPAILERWARLGVYDALREQRAGRERFILHDGPPYANGDIHMGHAMNKILKDIVVRSQSLMGKDAPYVPGWDCHGLPIEWKIEEAYRSKKLNKDEVPAAEFRAECRAYAAKWVAVQRAQFERLGVMGDWDDPYLTMNFDSEATIVGELLKFAESGQLYRGAKPVMWSPVEKTALAEAEVEYEDIVSTQIDVAFEITDAPNAPELIGAHAVIWTTTPWTIPVNQALAYGTKITYRTYTIGVSVNAGVGTDVFADAALKQLDGRKILIAESHSDVLKSELEARMRALWGNNGGIRLMTLDDDKAYSGRQLEGVLARHPMADRYPNTFFAKPRPFLPGEFVTTDAGTGLVHMAPDHGEDDFALCKEHGIDPVFAVDGAGMYRADWAWLGGQGSVINKKFVASDGPICSDLRAAGALLAASDDFAHSYPHSWRSKAKIIFRATPQWFIPMDGAQTRFSTSLETNGIGNAASPQPFASSEVEKPFSNGATLRETALDAIERTRWIPVRSQNRIRSMVEGRPDWVISRQRAWGVPIALYVHRQTGEYLADPAVNARIVEAFQAGGADAWFGADHAALLGADYDLADYEPINDILDVWFDSGSTHVFTVEKRYGEGVRANLYLEGSDQHRGWFQSSLLESCGTRGRAPYDAVLTHGFALDGKGKKMSKSLGNVVDPLKVIGESGADILRLWVAQTDYFDDVRVGKEVLAGTGDTYRKLRNTFRYLLGALDGFDDAEKVAVGDMPELELYILHKLGTLDVELRAAAEAYEFNRYTRALTDFANDDLSAFFFDIRKDSLYCDAATDPKRRAYRTVLDILFHALVRYAAPIIAFTAEEVWQARYPSEDGSVHFLEWPELPALPGDDAISTNWADVRALRTTVTEAIEPYRREKTIRSSNEAAVTVPDMPLDEAALAEVFIVARVTQDDALTVTRTDYAKCGRCWRHLPEVAVDGALCDRCASVVA; this is encoded by the coding sequence ATGACCGACACGCCTGATACCGCGCGCGACTACCGCGACACCGTCTTCCTGCCGAAGACCGACTTCCCGATGAAGGCCGGCCTCGCCGCCAAGGAGCCGGCGATCCTCGAGCGGTGGGCGCGGCTGGGCGTGTACGATGCCTTGCGCGAGCAGCGCGCCGGGCGCGAGCGGTTCATTCTACACGACGGCCCCCCCTATGCGAATGGCGACATTCACATGGGCCACGCCATGAACAAGATCCTGAAGGACATCGTCGTCCGCTCGCAGAGTTTGATGGGCAAGGATGCGCCCTACGTCCCCGGCTGGGACTGCCACGGCCTGCCGATCGAATGGAAGATCGAGGAGGCGTATCGCTCCAAGAAGCTGAACAAGGACGAGGTGCCGGCCGCCGAATTCCGCGCCGAATGCCGTGCCTATGCGGCGAAGTGGGTCGCGGTGCAGCGCGCGCAGTTCGAGCGGCTGGGCGTGATGGGCGACTGGGACGACCCCTATCTGACGATGAATTTCGACAGCGAGGCGACGATCGTCGGCGAGCTGCTGAAGTTCGCCGAAAGCGGCCAGCTCTACCGCGGCGCCAAGCCGGTGATGTGGAGCCCGGTCGAAAAGACCGCGCTGGCCGAGGCCGAGGTCGAGTATGAGGACATCGTCTCGACGCAGATCGACGTCGCGTTCGAGATCACGGACGCCCCGAACGCCCCCGAACTGATCGGCGCACACGCGGTGATCTGGACGACGACGCCGTGGACGATCCCGGTGAACCAGGCTTTGGCTTATGGGACGAAGATCACTTACCGGACTTACACCATAGGCGTATCGGTCAACGCTGGAGTCGGCACTGACGTGTTCGCAGACGCTGCTTTGAAGCAATTGGATGGGCGCAAAATCTTAATTGCCGAGAGCCACTCCGACGTTTTGAAGAGCGAGCTTGAAGCGCGAATGCGAGCGCTTTGGGGAAATAATGGTGGCATCAGGTTGATGACCCTTGATGATGACAAGGCCTATTCAGGCAGGCAGCTTGAAGGAGTCCTTGCCCGCCACCCGATGGCTGATCGCTACCCAAACACATTCTTCGCCAAGCCCCGCCCGTTCCTGCCTGGCGAGTTCGTCACCACCGACGCTGGTACCGGCCTCGTCCATATGGCGCCCGACCACGGCGAGGACGATTTTGCGCTGTGCAAGGAACACGGCATCGACCCGGTCTTCGCGGTCGACGGTGCGGGGATGTACCGTGCCGACTGGGCGTGGCTCGGAGGGCAGGGTTCGGTCATCAACAAGAAGTTCGTCGCAAGCGACGGACCGATCTGCAGCGACCTGCGCGCAGCAGGCGCGCTGCTCGCGGCGTCGGACGACTTCGCGCACTCCTACCCGCATTCGTGGCGGTCGAAGGCAAAGATCATCTTCCGCGCGACGCCGCAGTGGTTCATTCCGATGGATGGTGCCCAGACCCGTTTCTCGACTTCGCTCGAAACGAACGGAATTGGAAATGCAGCCTCCCCCCAACCGTTCGCTTCGAGCGAAGTCGAGAAGCCGTTCTCCAACGGCGCCACACTCCGCGAAACCGCGCTCGACGCGATCGAGCGTACCCGCTGGATCCCCGTCCGCTCCCAGAACCGCATCCGTTCGATGGTGGAGGGGCGCCCGGACTGGGTCATCAGCCGCCAGCGCGCCTGGGGCGTGCCGATCGCGCTCTATGTCCATCGCCAGACCGGCGAGTATCTTGCGGACCCCGCGGTCAATGCCCGCATTGTGGAGGCCTTCCAGGCTGGCGGCGCCGACGCGTGGTTCGGGGCGGACCACGCCGCGCTGCTCGGTGCCGACTACGACCTCGCCGACTACGAGCCGATCAACGACATCCTCGACGTGTGGTTCGATTCAGGGTCCACCCACGTCTTCACCGTCGAGAAACGCTACGGCGAGGGCGTCCGCGCCAACCTGTATCTCGAGGGGTCGGACCAGCATCGCGGCTGGTTCCAGTCGTCGCTGCTGGAAAGCTGCGGTACCCGCGGGCGCGCGCCGTATGACGCGGTGCTGACGCACGGCTTCGCGCTCGACGGCAAGGGCAAGAAGATGTCGAAGTCGCTGGGCAACGTCGTCGACCCGCTGAAGGTGATCGGGGAAAGCGGCGCCGATATCCTGCGCCTGTGGGTCGCGCAGACCGACTATTTCGACGACGTGCGCGTCGGCAAGGAAGTGCTCGCCGGCACCGGCGACACCTATCGCAAGCTGCGCAACACCTTCCGCTATCTGCTCGGCGCCCTCGACGGCTTCGACGATGCGGAGAAGGTCGCGGTCGGCGACATGCCCGAGCTGGAGCTGTACATTCTCCACAAGCTAGGCACGCTCGACGTCGAGCTGCGCGCGGCGGCGGAGGCGTATGAATTCAACCGCTACACCCGCGCGCTGACCGATTTCGCGAACGACGACCTGTCGGCATTCTTCTTCGATATCCGCAAGGATTCGCTCTACTGCGACGCGGCCACCGACCCGAAGCGCCGGGCGTATCGCACCGTGCTCGACATCCTGTTCCACGCCCTCGTCCGCTATGCGGCCCCGATCATCGCCTTCACCGCGGAGGAAGTGTGGCAGGCGCGCTACCCGAGCGAGGACGGATCGGTGCATTTCCTCGAATGGCCGGAATTGCCGGCGCTGCCGGGTGACGATGCGATCTCGACCAACTGGGCAGACGTCCGCGCGCTGCGCACGACGGTGACCGAGGCGATCGAGCCCTATCGCCGCGAGAAGACGATCCGCTCCAGCAACGAGGCGGCGGTGACCGTCCCGGACATGCCGCTCGACGAAGCGGCGCTGGCCGAGGTGTTCATCGTCGCGCGCGTGACGCAAGACGATGCGCTGACCGTCACCCGCACCGATTACGCTAAATGCGGTCGCTGCTGGCGCCACCTCCCCGAGGTTGCGGTGGACGGCGCATTGTGCGACCGCTGCGCCTCCGTCGTCGCCTGA
- the lspA gene encoding signal peptidase II, which yields MPRNRLIGFAVAAAVFVIDQLIKAWVVGPFGLDHLGAVREVVSFFDLRFVPNVGISLGLLPADSPAMRWGLVALTAAIAVGVAFWMRRETVRGDLIGLGLVLGGAIGNILDRIRFGYVVDYADLHFGEWRPFLVFNVADAAITIGVVILLLRSLFVRTPAAAVPQEK from the coding sequence ATGCCCCGCAATCGCCTGATCGGCTTCGCCGTCGCCGCCGCCGTCTTCGTCATCGACCAGCTGATAAAGGCGTGGGTCGTCGGCCCGTTCGGCCTCGATCACCTCGGCGCGGTGCGCGAAGTCGTGTCGTTCTTCGACCTGCGCTTCGTGCCCAACGTCGGCATCTCGCTCGGCCTGCTGCCCGCCGACAGCCCGGCGATGCGCTGGGGCCTGGTCGCGCTGACCGCGGCGATCGCGGTGGGCGTCGCCTTCTGGATGCGGCGCGAGACGGTGCGGGGCGACCTCATCGGCCTCGGCCTCGTGCTGGGCGGGGCGATCGGCAATATTCTCGATCGCATCCGTTTCGGCTATGTCGTCGATTATGCCGACCTGCATTTCGGCGAGTGGCGCCCGTTTTTGGTCTTCAATGTCGCCGACGCCGCGATTACCATCGGTGTCGTCATCCTGTTGCTGCGGTCGCTGTTCGTGCGCACCCCGGCGGCAGCGGTGCCCCAGGAGAAGTGA
- a CDS encoding DUF3035 domain-containing protein, protein MRKVVILVGGIASVLALSACGSGGGLNRSRPDEFAVARQAPLVIPPDYALVPPQPGAARPQDGTAAQQALDALFGGPAPRSATETSTLSAAGRDIAGAGIRSEAGDPKTVVVEKGSTTRDIVAAPEGDGQAARVATPSGQ, encoded by the coding sequence ATGCGTAAGGTCGTGATCCTCGTCGGCGGTATCGCCTCCGTGCTGGCGCTGTCGGCCTGTGGCAGCGGCGGCGGCCTGAACCGCTCGCGCCCGGACGAATTCGCCGTGGCACGCCAGGCGCCGCTGGTCATCCCGCCCGATTATGCGCTAGTTCCGCCGCAGCCCGGCGCCGCCCGCCCGCAGGACGGCACCGCGGCGCAGCAGGCGCTCGACGCCCTGTTCGGCGGCCCCGCCCCGCGCAGCGCGACCGAAACCTCGACGCTGTCCGCCGCCGGCCGCGACATCGCCGGCGCCGGCATCCGGTCGGAAGCGGGCGATCCCAAGACCGTCGTGGTCGAAAAGGGCTCGACCACCCGCGACATCGTCGCCGCGCCCGAGGGTGACGGGCAGGCGGCTCGCGTGGCGACGCCGAGCGGGCAGTAA
- a CDS encoding TorF family putative porin translates to MMRFSTLGAAAILIAAATPAAAQDSDPATRLPDPATAPPPALTVTGSATLISDYRFRGLTQTDGKPAIQGTVNVNHSSGFYVGTFVSTIDGGPDGSTPALTGYGEAEVDLYGGFTKTLSNGVGIDVGLLYYLYPIDKTSGLNTDFFEPYAAVTYTIGPVATKLGAAYAWGGQDGLAGFDPRGGNDDNLYAYGEASVAIPTTPVTLKGHLGYSEGSLGGFNGTLDNNYLDWSVTAEAVGGPLKVGVSYVDTDISERRTAAFPKGYARSLGRGATVLAYVGFAF, encoded by the coding sequence ATGATGCGTTTCTCGACTCTCGGCGCGGCTGCGATCCTGATCGCCGCCGCCACCCCCGCCGCCGCGCAGGACAGCGATCCCGCAACGCGGCTACCCGATCCGGCGACGGCCCCCCCCCCGGCGCTGACCGTGACGGGCAGCGCGACCCTCATCAGCGACTACCGGTTCCGCGGCCTGACCCAGACCGACGGCAAGCCCGCGATCCAGGGAACGGTGAACGTCAACCACAGCTCGGGCTTCTACGTCGGCACCTTCGTGTCGACGATCGACGGTGGCCCCGACGGCAGCACCCCGGCGCTAACCGGCTATGGCGAGGCGGAGGTCGACCTGTACGGCGGCTTCACCAAGACGCTGTCGAACGGCGTCGGGATCGACGTCGGGCTGCTCTACTATCTCTACCCGATCGACAAGACGTCGGGGCTGAACACCGACTTCTTCGAACCCTATGCCGCGGTCACCTACACGATCGGGCCGGTCGCGACGAAGCTGGGTGCCGCCTACGCGTGGGGCGGGCAGGACGGACTGGCGGGGTTCGACCCGCGCGGCGGCAACGACGACAATCTCTATGCCTACGGCGAGGCATCGGTCGCGATCCCGACGACCCCGGTCACGCTTAAGGGGCATCTGGGCTATTCGGAGGGGTCGCTGGGCGGCTTCAACGGCACGCTCGACAACAACTACCTCGACTGGTCGGTAACCGCGGAGGCGGTCGGCGGGCCGCTGAAGGTCGGGGTCAGCTACGTCGATACCGACATCAGCGAGCGGCGGACGGCGGCGTTTCCGAAAGGATACGCGCGGTCGCTGGGGCGCGGAGCTACCGTGCTGGCGTATGTGGGATTTGCGTTCTGA
- a CDS encoding RidA family protein produces MTTQIDRTLEQLGLTLPNPAAPIASYVPAVEAGGLLHISGQLPFKEDGSLMLGRLGEGDCDLAYGQEAAKRCALMLAAQIKAALGGFERVERIVKLGVFINSAADFIEQPQVANGASDLMVSLFGDAGKHARSAVGVPVLPRGVAVEIDAIVAVR; encoded by the coding sequence ATGACCACCCAGATCGACCGCACGCTCGAACAGCTCGGGCTCACCCTCCCCAACCCCGCCGCGCCGATCGCGTCGTACGTGCCCGCGGTCGAGGCGGGCGGCCTGCTCCACATCTCGGGCCAGTTGCCGTTCAAGGAGGATGGGTCGCTGATGCTCGGGCGGCTGGGTGAGGGCGATTGCGACCTCGCCTATGGTCAGGAGGCGGCGAAGCGGTGCGCGCTGATGCTGGCGGCGCAGATCAAGGCGGCGCTGGGAGGGTTCGAGCGCGTCGAGCGGATCGTGAAGCTGGGCGTCTTCATCAACTCGGCCGCCGACTTCATCGAACAGCCGCAGGTCGCGAACGGCGCGTCGGACCTGATGGTGTCGCTGTTCGGCGACGCCGGCAAGCATGCCCGCAGCGCGGTCGGCGTGCCGGTGCTGCCGCGCGGCGTCGCGGTGGAGATCGATGCGATCGTCGCCGTTCGATAG
- a CDS encoding HAD family hydrolase, with translation MKPLLICDCDEVLLHMVRHFGVWLDEAHAIDFDANGGDFATAMTRRSDGSRVEREDMWALLDGFFPHEMARQTLVPHAREALADIAKAADIVILTNLGDHCRDARIAQLAEHGIAHRVECNQGGKGAPVARLVAEHGNPVTVFVDDLAVHHESVARHAPEVHRLHMISEPGLAPNVPKAPAAHARIDDWRDAAMWIETRFAEGRPAPALSGVAA, from the coding sequence ATGAAACCGCTGCTGATCTGCGACTGCGACGAGGTGCTGCTGCACATGGTCCGCCACTTCGGCGTGTGGCTGGACGAGGCGCACGCCATCGATTTCGACGCGAACGGCGGCGATTTCGCGACCGCGATGACGCGGCGGTCGGACGGATCGCGGGTGGAACGCGAGGATATGTGGGCGCTGCTCGACGGCTTCTTCCCGCACGAAATGGCGCGCCAGACGCTGGTGCCCCACGCGCGCGAGGCGCTGGCCGACATCGCGAAGGCCGCCGACATCGTCATCCTCACCAATTTGGGCGACCATTGCCGCGACGCGCGGATCGCGCAGCTGGCCGAGCACGGCATCGCCCACCGCGTCGAATGCAACCAGGGCGGCAAGGGCGCCCCCGTCGCGCGGCTGGTGGCGGAGCACGGCAACCCGGTCACCGTCTTCGTCGACGACCTGGCGGTGCATCACGAATCGGTCGCCCGCCACGCGCCCGAAGTCCACCGCCTGCACATGATTTCCGAACCCGGCCTGGCGCCGAACGTGCCCAAGGCGCCCGCCGCCCACGCCCGCATCGACGATTGGCGCGACGCCGCGATGTGGATCGAAACCCGCTTTGCCGAGGGGCGACCCGCCCCGGCCCTTTCAGGAGTTGCCGCATGA
- a CDS encoding DUF3572 family protein has product MPRDDTNADGAPDDSTLALRALVWTLAEPQRAMRLLDTTGLAPADLRSSASAPATLVALLTFLEAHEPDLIACAEGIGTTPAALVATRERLEAA; this is encoded by the coding sequence ATGCCGCGCGACGACACAAATGCCGATGGGGCGCCCGACGATTCGACGCTCGCGCTGCGCGCGCTGGTGTGGACGCTCGCCGAGCCGCAGCGGGCGATGCGGCTGCTCGACACCACCGGACTGGCACCTGCCGACCTGCGATCGTCGGCGTCGGCGCCCGCGACTCTCGTCGCGCTGCTGACGTTCCTGGAAGCGCATGAGCCCGACCTGATTGCCTGTGCCGAGGGCATCGGCACCACCCCTGCGGCCTTGGTCGCCACCCGCGAACGGCTGGAGGCCGCATGA
- a CDS encoding response regulator — MAKRVLVVEDNELNLKLFCDLLRAHDFAVEPVRDGRDAVACAKAFEPDLVVMDIQLPHVSGFELIGQMKRDPRLRAIPIMAVTAYAGRDDEDRIRAAGANAYVSKPISVMRFIDEVRALLPDAGGERLA, encoded by the coding sequence GTGGCAAAAAGGGTGCTCGTTGTCGAGGACAACGAACTCAATCTGAAACTGTTCTGCGACCTGCTGCGCGCGCACGACTTCGCGGTCGAGCCGGTGCGCGACGGGCGCGATGCGGTCGCGTGTGCCAAGGCGTTCGAGCCCGACCTGGTGGTGATGGACATCCAGCTGCCCCACGTCAGCGGGTTCGAGCTGATCGGCCAGATGAAGCGCGATCCCCGGCTGCGCGCGATCCCGATCATGGCGGTAACCGCGTATGCCGGTCGCGACGACGAGGACCGCATCCGCGCGGCGGGCGCCAACGCCTATGTGTCGAAACCGATTTCGGTGATGCGCTTCATCGACGAAGTCCGCGCGCTGCTGCCAGACGCGGGCGGCGAGCGGCTTGCCTAG
- the rpmG gene encoding 50S ribosomal protein L33, which translates to MAKPTTVKIKLVSTADTGFFYVTKKNPRTQTEKFSFRKYDPVVRKHVEFKEAKIK; encoded by the coding sequence ATGGCCAAGCCAACCACCGTCAAGATCAAGCTCGTCAGCACCGCCGACACCGGCTTCTTCTACGTGACGAAGAAGAATCCGCGGACGCAGACCGAGAAGTTCTCGTTCCGCAAGTACGATCCCGTCGTGCGCAAGCATGTCGAGTTCAAGGAAGCCAAGATCAAGTAA
- a CDS encoding TMEM165/GDT1 family protein — MGGALVAPLLSPNAKAFLLALALLFVGIAALFPARAPGWSLRFARGGPVAAALGTSALALGDRTAFIAFALAARGPSPALAVAGALGGAIVVAGAAMTRRLPTRALSVAGGVLLAATGAVVALGALRLI, encoded by the coding sequence GTGGGCGGCGCGCTCGTCGCCCCGCTGCTCAGCCCCAATGCCAAAGCGTTCCTGCTCGCCCTCGCGCTGCTGTTCGTCGGCATCGCCGCGCTGTTCCCCGCGCGCGCACCGGGGTGGAGCCTGCGATTCGCACGCGGCGGTCCGGTAGCGGCGGCGCTCGGCACCTCTGCGCTCGCGCTCGGCGATCGCACCGCCTTCATCGCCTTCGCGCTGGCAGCCCGTGGGCCGAGCCCCGCGCTTGCGGTCGCAGGCGCGCTCGGCGGAGCGATCGTGGTGGCGGGCGCGGCGATGACGCGCCGCCTGCCGACTCGCGCGCTCAGTGTCGCGGGTGGCGTGCTGCTCGCCGCGACCGGGGCGGTCGTCGCGCTGGGTGCGCTGCGCCTGATCTAG
- a CDS encoding Dps family protein codes for MANPKPLATPTDLNRNDTKTVADALNSALADCYALYLKTKNFHWHVSGPHFRDYHLLLDDQAAQILGVTDAIAERVRKTGNLTLRSIGDIARRQTLTDNDAEFVGPADMLAELREDNLKLVESFRTVKDAADAAKDNATSGIVDEWTDQAEERAWFLFEASRKG; via the coding sequence ATGGCCAATCCCAAGCCGCTTGCGACTCCGACCGACCTCAACCGCAACGATACGAAGACGGTCGCCGATGCTCTCAACAGCGCGTTGGCCGATTGCTACGCGCTGTATCTCAAGACCAAGAATTTCCACTGGCACGTCTCCGGCCCGCACTTCCGCGACTACCATCTGCTGCTCGACGATCAGGCCGCGCAGATCCTGGGCGTGACCGATGCGATTGCGGAGCGCGTGCGCAAGACCGGCAATCTGACGCTGCGCTCGATCGGCGACATCGCCCGCCGCCAGACCCTCACCGACAACGACGCCGAATTCGTCGGCCCCGCCGACATGCTGGCCGAACTGCGCGAGGACAATCTCAAGCTCGTCGAATCCTTCCGCACCGTAAAGGACGCCGCCGACGCTGCGAAGGACAACGCCACCAGCGGCATCGTCGACGAATGGACCGACCAGGCCGAGGAGCGCGCGTGGTTCCTGTTCGAGGCCAGCCGCAAGGGCTGA
- a CDS encoding cisplatin damage response ATP-dependent DNA ligase gives MRAFADLLDALIYTRSRNAKLKLIADYLVATPDPDRGWAMAALTGGLDLPAVKPATIRAMVEARVDPVLYRMSRDFVGDSAETIALIWPEPEGERAAAIALDELRLSAVVDRLASLTKAETPAVLAALLDSLAADERYALLKLATGGLRVGVSARLAKTALAQAFALDVDAVEEIWHGIAPPYATLFDWAEGRGEQPTAANLPTFRPFMLAHPLEDGAVDLADYAAEWKWDGIRVQLVHVAGETRLYSRAGDDITHSFPEVAAAFRVPGVLDGELLVRGEAQGAGRDDATASFNALQQRLGRKSVSAKMLADYPAFVRLYDILFDGAEDVRALPWTERRARLEAFVPRLPADGFDISSLIDASDFAHLGDIRAGSRDAAIEGVMLKRRDSAYVTGRRVGLWYKWKRDPLTADCVMMYAQRGSGKRSSFYSDYTFGCWTEDGQLLPVGKAYSGFTDEELKGLDRFVRNHTLARFGPVREVEKTLVLEVAFDSIHASKRHKSGVAMRFPRIARIRTDKPASEADTIAALERLIT, from the coding sequence ATGCGCGCCTTCGCCGATCTGCTCGATGCCCTCATCTACACGCGGTCGCGCAATGCCAAGCTGAAGCTGATCGCCGATTACCTGGTCGCCACCCCCGATCCGGATCGCGGCTGGGCGATGGCGGCGTTGACCGGGGGGCTCGACCTGCCTGCCGTGAAGCCCGCCACGATCCGAGCGATGGTCGAGGCGCGGGTCGATCCGGTGCTCTATCGGATGAGCCGCGACTTCGTCGGCGATTCGGCGGAGACGATCGCGCTGATCTGGCCCGAGCCGGAAGGGGAGCGCGCCGCGGCGATCGCGCTCGACGAGTTGCGGCTGTCGGCGGTGGTCGACCGGCTGGCGTCGCTGACCAAGGCCGAGACGCCAGCCGTGCTCGCCGCGTTGCTCGACAGTCTCGCCGCCGACGAACGCTATGCGCTGCTGAAGCTTGCCACCGGCGGCTTGCGCGTCGGCGTCTCCGCTCGCCTTGCCAAGACCGCGCTGGCGCAGGCGTTCGCGCTCGACGTCGATGCGGTGGAGGAAATCTGGCACGGCATCGCGCCGCCTTATGCGACGCTGTTCGACTGGGCCGAGGGGCGGGGGGAGCAGCCGACCGCGGCGAACCTGCCGACCTTCCGCCCCTTCATGCTCGCCCATCCGCTGGAGGACGGCGCGGTCGACCTCGCCGACTATGCTGCCGAGTGGAAGTGGGACGGCATCCGCGTCCAGCTGGTCCATGTCGCGGGCGAGACGCGCCTGTACAGTCGCGCCGGCGACGACATCACCCACAGCTTCCCCGAGGTCGCCGCCGCCTTTCGCGTGCCCGGTGTCCTCGACGGCGAATTGCTCGTGCGCGGCGAGGCGCAAGGGGCGGGGCGCGACGACGCGACCGCCAGCTTCAACGCGCTGCAGCAGCGGCTGGGGCGCAAGTCGGTGTCGGCGAAGATGCTTGCCGACTATCCCGCCTTCGTCCGCCTCTACGACATATTGTTCGACGGCGCGGAGGATGTGCGCGCGCTGCCGTGGACCGAGCGCCGCGCCCGGCTGGAGGCGTTCGTGCCGCGGCTGCCCGCCGACGGCTTCGATATTTCCTCGCTGATCGACGCCAGCGACTTCGCGCATCTGGGCGACATCCGCGCCGGCAGCCGCGATGCCGCGATCGAGGGCGTGATGCTGAAGCGCCGCGATTCGGCCTATGTCACCGGACGCCGCGTCGGCCTGTGGTACAAATGGAAGCGCGATCCGCTGACCGCCGACTGCGTGATGATGTACGCCCAGCGCGGCAGCGGCAAACGCTCGTCATTCTACTCCGACTACACCTTCGGTTGCTGGACCGAGGACGGTCAGCTGCTCCCGGTCGGCAAGGCCTATTCGGGCTTCACCGATGAGGAATTGAAGGGCCTCGACCGCTTCGTCCGCAACCACACGCTCGCCCGCTTCGGACCGGTGCGGGAGGTCGAGAAGACGCTGGTGCTGGAGGTCGCATTCGATTCGATTCACGCCTCCAAACGCCATAAATCGGGCGTCGCCATGCGCTTCCCCCGCATCGCCCGCATCCGCACCGACAAGCCGGCAAGCGAAGCCGACACGATCGCGGCGCTGGAGCGGCTGATTACGTGA
- a CDS encoding EamA family transporter encodes MMIASGSIHAVVNAILKGGRDRMAGRAVIDGSSAILMLPAIAFVPLPHGAWGWLFASAAIHAVYLFALVRAFDTSDFSAAYPVLRGVAPLLTAIVVIGLLGEPATAGEIAGIALIGAAMFLLVAGRHIGRAGLGWALLTGAMIAAYTVVDAHGVRAAPTAASYIVWVFVTMGVVVVAMFGLISRGRIFAAARTQWRPGVVAGMLSICTYGLALSAFAIGPTAMLAALRETGMVTALLIATLVLKERVTVGRAAAVGGVLVGATLILTH; translated from the coding sequence ATGATGATCGCATCCGGGTCGATCCATGCCGTCGTCAACGCCATCCTGAAGGGCGGGCGCGATCGCATGGCGGGGCGCGCCGTCATCGATGGGTCGAGTGCGATCCTGATGCTCCCCGCGATCGCCTTTGTGCCTCTGCCGCACGGCGCATGGGGCTGGCTGTTCGCGAGCGCGGCGATCCATGCCGTCTATCTCTTCGCGCTCGTCCGGGCATTCGACACCAGCGACTTTTCCGCCGCCTACCCGGTGCTGCGCGGGGTGGCGCCGCTGCTGACCGCCATCGTCGTGATCGGCCTGCTCGGGGAGCCCGCGACCGCGGGAGAAATAGCCGGGATTGCGCTGATCGGCGCTGCGATGTTCCTGCTGGTGGCGGGGCGGCACATCGGACGCGCAGGGCTGGGCTGGGCGCTGCTGACCGGGGCGATGATCGCCGCCTACACCGTGGTCGACGCGCACGGGGTGCGCGCGGCGCCGACGGCGGCGAGCTATATCGTCTGGGTGTTCGTCACGATGGGCGTGGTGGTGGTCGCGATGTTCGGACTGATCTCGCGCGGGCGGATCTTCGCCGCGGCGCGGACGCAGTGGAGGCCCGGCGTGGTCGCCGGGATGCTGTCAATCTGCACCTACGGTCTGGCGCTCAGCGCGTTCGCGATCGGACCGACCGCGATGCTCGCCGCGCTCCGCGAAACCGGCATGGTCACCGCGCTACTGATCGCGACCCTCGTCCTGAAGGAACGGGTGACGGTGGGGCGGGCGGCGGCGGTCGGCGGCGTGCTCGTCGGCGCGACCCTGATCCTGACGCATTAG